The DNA sequence GCGCCTATAGAATGGAGACCTACAACATTAGTCGCCACAAAGGTTTATTAGGTCGTTACTAAAAGTCCAATAACGGCGCCTGTAGAATTAACGACGTACCTATTTACTTTTGTAGCAACTTTAGTCGTCCTTAAAAGCTAATTATGTCGCCATTAAAAGTCCAATGATGGCGCCAGTCGACCTACCTATTTATGTTTTGTGGCAACTTTAGTCGCCACTAAAAGTCATATAtgtcgtcactaaaagtccaataACGGCCCCGGTAGGATTTGAGACCTACCTATTCTCGGCTATTCGTGTCGGCTTGTTTTTTCGATTTAAAGCGAGTTTTGTAGGTTCAACTAAGCCCGTTATTTTGTCAGCCGTTCTTGAACATGGAGCTAATTGGTAAACAAATAATGAATAAATTCTCTGAGATGTTATTATTCTTTGCCAAATTGAACATTAGTGCATTTTGCGAACCATTTAAGAAAAATCGACATATGCCTTTTTTAAGGTAAGCCACTCAAGTGAAACTGCTAATTTCCTGAAAAGATTCAAGGACCTAATGGGAACTAAAGTCAAGTATGTCaatgtcaattttttttttaattcttgaTTTGTTATAACAAATTCCAAAAAGTTGGAAATGAAAATGTTCCATGAGTTAAGAGTCTGTTTGAAACTTTGAATGGAAACTAGTCAGAGTCTTATGTCAAGGATGCCAACTTCAGTTTTTTTATTAGTTATAAATCGAGTCAGTTATAAGGTTATTATACGTAAtagttttgatgaaaattaacTAGTGATAAAATGATAAGTAACCTATAATGATAGATTAAATTACATTGATACTGTACATTgtcgatatatataacttaaattcagTTTGATTCTGCTGTGTGCATTGAATTAGAGTCTGTTTGAATGGCAACAAGTTGGGGTCTTAGCCAACTAAACTCCTATTATCTATTTCAATGCACACAATATTATATTTTTGTGTTATATATATCGATAACGTACAGTATATTATTATACACCTCATGAAACAGACATGATattattatacattaatattatATTTGACAGGACAATGTACAGTATATTACCAAATTGTCCTTGGTCAATAAAAAGGGTCAGAGGAGCCCAAATTTGAAAATCTTTTACACCTCATGAAACAGACAGGATATTGTTATACATTAATATTATATTTGATATAACTATGCATACCAAACCCAACTCATATAACCTGCCAaaattatgttttagaactttgtAAACCCATAGATTAATAACTCAATTTGCAGATGATTTGTATTAATAATACACACAAAGACAAGGAGGAACATGTAtacatataataatataatagacATAACTTTGACTATACTTCTAATAAAGAAACATCCACCTTTTTTCTTAGACAATTCATGTGAAATTTCCAGGGTGTTGAATTCTTTAGTATAGTTAGTTTTGACATAATGGGGGGAATCCAATGATTCATTTTTAAAGGTAAAAGAGAGAAAACAACAGATTTTCAAGCATCAGGTTCTAAAATGGAACAAAAGACCTTTGAAATAGGCAGCCATGAAACTGATGGTGACATTCAGCTAAAGAAAAAGATAGCCAAGAAATGGTGTGTTGAAGCAAAGAAGGTGTGGCAAATAGCAGGACCAGCTATTTTAAATGCAGTCTCTTTGTTCTCCCTTGAGTTTGTCACAGCTGCCTTTGCTGGAAGATTGGGAGATTTAGAGCTTGCTGCAGTCTCAGAAGTTCATAATGTTATAGCAGGCTTTGTCTATGGTGTCATGGTATGATAATAAGCTCCTCTTTAATTGCTTTTGGACCCTTTGAAATAATCTTCAAATGAAAATTATACTTTCCATCCTGAACTTTTTAATAACATAGACGACAATAGGATCTAGAGTTAGTGGATTCAGAATCATTATGAATTTATTATATCATATGTTCTCATAGTTCGAGCCAAAAAACAATAGGTTCACTTGAACCCACAAAACTCGCTTGCCCTGGAGTCAAACACTCTCTATAACAGCCTTGtctatagagaacatatattataacatagcaTGAAAAATTAGTTCCAAAGTAAACTTGGCCGTTTATTGAAGTGTTGCTATTGAGGATGTTTGTTATAGGGAAGTTTGACTGTATCTAAGTTTAACATGATTTGGATCTTTTCATTAAAGATTTCTTTGCATTGTTAACTCTTTGGGTATTAGTTAGGGATGGCAAGTGCTCTGGCAACACTTTGTGGTCAAGCAGTGGGAGCAGGACAGTTCAACATGCTTGGAGTTTACTTGCAGAGATCATGGATCATTACTGGATTTACGTCTTTGTTGCTCACGCCAATGTTCGTCTTCACCTCGCCAATACTAAAGCTCCTACATCAAGATAAAGACATATCTCATCTTGCAGGAAAATATGCAATTTGGATCATTCCTCAAATGTTTGCATATGCACTCAACTTTCCTATGCAAAAGTTTCTTCAATCTCAGAGTAAAGTTTGGTTCATGGCCATCACTTCAATGGGAGGTTTGGCAGTACATGTATTGCTAAATTGGATTCTTGTAGTAAAGGCAGGGTGGGGCCTTTTTGGTGCTGCAATTGCTGGAAATGTTTCTTGGTGGCTTTTGGACATTGCTCAGTTTATTTACATAATCTCGGGCTATTTTCCCGAGGCATGGACTGGTTTTTCGTGTCTCGCTTTCAAGTCATTGACTAACTTCTTGAAGCTATCACTTGCCTCTGCAATAATGGTGTGGTAAGTTGTGAATGGAACCTCAAAAAGTTTGTACTAGACTTGAGTAATGTTCAACTTGTATCATTTTTTTGATGTGGCTAATTGAATGGTGGCAGTTTAGAGTTTTGGTACTTCACAGCAGTGATTCTGATGGTAGGAGGCTTTAAAAATGCTACAACTTCTGTTGACGCCATATCGATCTGGTTAGTACAATGTTGCTCCATAGTGACTACATTCTTGagatacagtcaaacctctctataacagtctcGTTTGTTCCAAAAAACATTTGGTTGTTGTAGCGAAgtgctgttatagagaacatatattataacatagcaTGGAAGTTGGTTCCAAAAGAAGcctgacttttatagtgaatggttgttGTATAGCGATTCTGTTATAGAAAAGTCTGACTGTACTTTACATCCTTCACCTCTCGGTTTAACAGTTTTTGAGATAACCTCCCATTTCTTGTCTCACAAATTTTGATTCTTGATTTTCTCTTTCACTACCAATCCTATTTGTTAACCAACTGATCTGGATATGGCAGCATCGGCTTGCAACTATGGACACTGACTGTCGCCTATGGTTTCACATCTTCAACCAGGTTAGTTGCCTCACCTTAACAATGCATAGCGGAAGAAGGTCGAATAAACCACAAGAAAAAGAATGAAAACAGTCCAAGAAACATAGTAGGAGTAATGGTTTTAAAGCATGTAACCTTTACACGATTTTCGTTAGCAAAACTAACTCGGATGATAACATTTTTCTGCTTCTATTCAACAAATTTTCCCCCATTTGGTTGGAAATCTACCTTACCCCGAGATTATTCTGGCATTGCAGTGTGAGAGTTTCTAATGAATTAGGAGCTGGAAATCCAAAAGCTGCAAAATTCTCAATTTCAGTCAATGTTTTGATATCAGCAGTAATTGGCCTTGTATTCTCAGCTACAATATTAGCTACCAAAAAAGAGTTTCCAAGATTATTCACAAATGAGCAGCATGTGATAAGGGAGACATCAAAACTAGGCTACATTCTTGCAGCTATCATGTTTCTTAATGGCATCCAACCTGTTCTACTCGGTACATTTCTCTTTAAATTTTACTGATTGATATACTTTCGTGGTACATGAATATACAAATTTTCTCACAAATCCAGGCAACTAAGTTCAcgaaaataacaacaacaacaacattgcCCGGCATATTCCTACATATAGGGTCTGGGGAGgctagtgtgtacgcaaaccttacccctaccttatgcaggtagagaggctatttccagaGACTCTCGGCTTAGGCAAGCACAGTTAGAACAAGTTATAAAGGTCATTTGAACGAGTTATAAAAATGTTTTCTTGTTACTAGACGCCCTAACATTTTATTAGAACCTATGGAAACTACTTATTGTAGCATGTCATGAACTTTTGATCAAATGGGGTCGTTGCAAATAGTTTTGGATTAGCATCATCTcaggaaaaggaaaaggaaaaggaaaatattgaaCATGGAAAAGTAGATGTAGAGCATAAATATTAATCCAATTTGCAAAATACAGGAGTGGCAGTTGGTGCAGGATGGCAGCTTCAAGTAGCCTTAattagcattggatgttattATGGTTTTGGATTACCAATGGGTGCATTGCTTGGTTACAAGTTCAAATTTGGAGTTGAAGGCATACTTTCAGCTATGCTTGCTGGAAGCTTGCTTCAGACCCTCTCCCAGTTTGTTATCATTGCTCGAACTAGTTGGCACAAACAGGTAATTATGACTTCCTTTTTCATAACGGTGGTATCTGAATCAAAATTTGTGTGCACTTCGACTATTCCACCAGATAACTCCATCAGTTATGATATTAATGTATCAgtaaggggagccttggagcaacggtaaagttgtctgtgtgtgacctataggtcacatgttcgagccgtggaatcagcTAATGATGCTTGCATCAGGATAGGCTGCCTACGTCATACCCCTTGGTGTGTGGCCCTTCCCGCACCTTGCGTGAACATAGAATGCTTCGTACATCGGGCTCCCTTTTAATGCGGTAGATACGGGCACACTAACTAagaaatgaaattatatattgcaGGCTCTTCAAGCAGAGGAGAGAGTGAGAACTTGGGGTggtgaagtggagaatcaatcaAGTCCTAATATAGGCAAGTCCCTTTCAATCGATTCCTAATTCAATTCAATAAAGGAAACAAACAAGCGAAACTCGATCCTATTTTAACACAAGGGTCAGTGTACATTATTGAAGGTGGCATCTCTGGGCAAGCTCACTCCAATTGTTGCCTTCTTCTCCTATTATAAATCTTTCTACATTGTAATTTATATACATATTGATCAGTCTGTTTATGGACTTTTGAGAGGTTAATATAAGGAAGGGAATCAGCTGAAGTTTGATTCTGCATGTTTGCTTCTTGTCTTGTGTTGGTTTTTTTTATTGCCTAGCAAATGTGGCAAGTTGTGGCTACTTCAACTTCCCATCCTTCTAACATTAAAAAATTGCAGCCCAGTTCACTAAGTTCTTACTATGCGCGGATCCAAGAAAGGATCAGAATAGAAGGGTCAATTGTAcacagtcttaccctgcattatTACAAGAGACTGTTTCCACAGTTTGAACCCGTGACCTtctggtcacatgacaacaactttatcagttaTGCCAAAACTCTCCTTCATTCTTTTGACATTCTTTTTGGTAAATATTGAGGGGTCCATGTACATTACAGTCAATTGTTTTCATTTAGTTTGGCTTTTGAAAATGACATAAGTAATTACTCGTTGGGCTGTAGCCTGTAGTCCATATGACACTCCTTTCATTTTAAGACGTTTCATAGTATTTGACAccattctaattttatataactttCATTAACTTTTGAAGTAAAATTTTAAACTATTCACACCTAAACATCGATATTGATGTTTGTTTTCTTTCAACCATTACTTTAATATTTTCTTCTATCACCATCATATTAGATAAGCCGAATTAACATGTTAAACTTTATATTCAATCAAATACCAtcatacaaaataaaataaatggaGTATTTAAATATCTCGTGATGAAACTGGCTAATGTCAGTATGTCACACACGTTCATTGAAACACAACTCACAAATGGACAAGTATTGCAAGTATTCAACGACAGTTCAAACCAAGAACTTTGAAATAAATGGTAGAAAAACCAATCTAGTGCAAGTCTAAAGTTGATCCCTAATTAAGCATATTGATGCAAATGCAATTAAAAGACTAATTAAAAGGTTAAAATACTATATGACTATTAGCAATGTGACACTTATCCTGTATAGAATTAAGTTTTATATTAAAATGGTacgggctagtcagttttcgggctgataattaaaaaatagccagagtttgcaaaattattgaaaaatagccactattttactgcaacacggaaagttccagcataatatactggagattggtgcacatgtgtatgaacttccagcatattatgctggaactccaacacacggaaagtgctagcataatatactgaagattggagcacctgtgtatgaacttccagcatattatgttggatcagtatattatgctggaagtccggtatattatactggaagtccggtatattatactggaactccagtatattatgttgtaatattttccggattttgaacagtgtattcgttcagatttatctttacataaaaagtgattaaattttgattacttttgaaactgtgactattttttaattaccacttataaatccggttatttttgaatttcatcCAAGTTTTATGGAGATGTTTTTTTTCGCGGTGAGATGTGACTCTTGAATCCAAAAGAGTCAACTTTACATGTTTTATTTGGTTAAATAAAAAATTTCAGTTTaaccaacaacaaaaaaaacTATTAGCAACGTGTAAATCGtccaatattatttttttcaatcTTTTGCTCAGACAACAtcccaaaaatatataatatacgTATAATTTATCTGTTATTTTTGAATAGCTCTTGTAAACAAGTTTTTCTgtccaatatatttttaattCTAGAAGTCAATATTAAACCAAACAAAAGATTATTTTTATAGATAATATTGAATAACTTATTATTTATAAGAGTTGCTATGATATACACTATGTGGTCAGAATTTCCTGACTTTTCCACCTTTACCTCCACATGGCTTATACCTGCCAACCGTTTAAACACACAACTACAACAGTTTCTTTTCACTTTAATTTGCTGATTTCCAACGAAATCAAGAATGTCAGCAATGGAACTCCGCTGTCTACAGTCTCTCATCACCAGCAATATACCTCGAAATGGGTTAGCAGAGAAGCCATTTTTGTGTGGACAGCCTCTTACTTTGATTCAGACTAGTAGTAAGAGATACAACCCAAATTCCAACAACTTCAAATGCCTTCGTTTCAGAGCTCAAACTTCAGGTAATGCAATTTTTAGCTTCGAATTTCGTTCAGAAGTCAACTAAATACAGTTTCTAATTAGATTCTAGATTGTTTTTCCTTGTAATTTGTAAATTTGGCTCGACATTCATCTAATCACTGGTAACAGTGGAAAGAAGTGGCATTTAATTGTCAATAATCCTCATTAAATTCAACCAAAAGTTACTGGCAATGCGTCAAACTTGCAAATGGCGGATGGTCTCAATCAGGAAAGTGGTACCTGAATCCGAAGCAGCTTAATGCTTATAGTAGAGTCCTATGTTCTTCCTGTAAGGCATGGTAGAAACTCCTCAGTGTATGAACTTCAAATAGATGAATTTTTTGGGATATATGATTGTGCCTTTTCTGAAGGGAGCCTTGACGTAACTGGTAAAAGAAATAATAGTAACTTGGCCCCGGGCATCTACCATTATACCCACAATGATCGGTCATACTATTGCTATCCATGATGGAAAAGAGCATTTGGCTATTTATATAACGGATAGTATGGTAGGCCACAGATTGGGAGCATTTGCACCTACATTAAATAAAGTTgctgtcatgtgaccaggaggtcaagGGTTTGAGTCGTgtaaacagcctcttgcagaaatgtagggtaagactgcgtacaatagacccttgtggtccaatcctttcccggaccccgcgcatagcgggagcttagtgcaccggactgccctttTATGATTATGCCTTTTCTGGATGATCTTCTATTAGCTTTTATAAGCATGATTTGGAGAGCTTTTACAGGATGATTTCTGATAGCTGGCCTGTGGAGCCATCTCTAGAAGGAAACAAATTTATTCATTTCTGTATGTTGTGATTTAGATGTACTTAACAAATATGCAACCTTCTAACTGGTGTTATAATTATATGGATATCTGAATGTGCAGCAAAAGTTAGCTCATTGGAACCTGCAAAAGATGTCAAATCAAAAGATGGAAATCTTGTTTTTGTTGCCGGTGCAACCGGTAAAGTTGGTTCTCGGACTGTAAGgttgtactttttttttttacaacatTGACTTTAGATTATATAAATCCAATAAACCTGCTATTAAGTCTGTTTTGCTGAAAGACCAGAATGTTTTCAGGGAGCTTTTGAAATTAGGCTTTAAAGTTCGAGCGGGAGTTCGGAGTGCTCAAAGAGCTCAACCTCTTGTCAAAGTAAAAGTTCTGACTAGTGGAAACATATCAATTTTACTGGTTAACGTGCATCTAGATCCTTTATGACTCATCAAGTGTTCCTTGTTACAGAGTGTTGAGCAGATGAAACTTGAGAATGCTGCGGACGGAGGAGCAAAAGGTAAGATTGATGTGGAAAGGACGACTGGTAACTGGTTATGGTATTAACAGTTTAGAGTAAATGTACTTCTTTGGAAAATCACATGTTACATTTGGTCTTTAGCCCAGCTATAGAGAAGCTTGAAATTGTGGAATGCGATCTGGAGAAAATTGATCGGATTAGGCCTGCACTGGGCAATGCATCAATCGTTATATGTTGCATTGGTGCCAGTGAGAAGGAGATCTTTGATGTTACTGGACCATATCGAATTGATTACCAAGCCACTAAGAACCTTATTGATGCAGGTAAAAAGAGTTCTGCTTTTAGTTGTAGACTTCCTCACTACAATGCCAATAAGTTGGTCATACTGTTATAGGAAATGTTATACTAGATAATTTCTCCTCATGTTGTCCTCTTCAATTAGTTCCTATAGAAGCAATTGGTATTGACTAAAATCAGATGTGCTGCCAATAAATTACTCAAACTAACATAGAATGAGTGGCAGAAAGTTGATATCTTTCTCCGTGCAGCAACTGCTGCAAAAGTTGACCACTTTATCTTGCTCACATCTTTGGGAACAAACAAGGTCGGTTTTCCTGCAGCCATTCTCAAGTAAGTCTGGGAGTCTTCTGATTCACATGAGAGTCCCCGAAAGATGTATTTggctttaaatatgaatatgattCTCCTTTTTCTTTTGGTATGGAAGTTTGTTTTGGGGAGTCCTTGTTTGGAAAAGGAAAGCAGAGGAGGCACTGCTCGCCAGTGGGCTTCCTTATACTGTGAGTTCTTCTATTTTATGCATTGGAAAGATTACATAAGTGAGGTGATCTGGATTTGTGTGAAATGCAATATGGTGCTTATATTTCCCCTGCTATTTCAGATTGTGAGACCTGGAGGAATGGAACGTCCTACTGATTCTTACAAAGAAACTCATAATATTACTCTTTCGGAGGAAGATACTTTATTTGGTGGTCAAGTGTCGAACCTTCAGGTTTTTACAAATCTTTATTTGCAACTAGAATTTCTTCAAGCATATACCTCTCTAGTGTAAGTTGATATGTTTTCTGCTATAACAAAATTTGACATGACATGAAAATACATTGCAACTTGAAAATTCAATTGGCTTGTGATGTATAACAGTTTCCATAAATAATTTTCATGTTGAGAATTGCACTAGCTACTGTTTTATATTCTGCTCAGTgaaaagttctttttttttttctgtgtCAAGTTTCAACTAGAAGTATAGATTGACTGCTAAGGTTAAAATGTTTATTTGTGGTTCAAATTTCACAAGCACAGTAGTCCTACAGGACATAATGAAGAGGACATAACGAATAATCCCATTGGCCAAGTGGGTGACGAGCGATTATGAGTTAAAAACCACATGCATTTGTTAGCTCTAGTGTCATCCAATAGCATTTTAACTAGGCTGTTAGGGGGTAGCTCCTCTTATAAGCGGTATTTACTTTCTTGAACATTCATAAGTGGCACGTACGAGATCTATTGACATTACGAAAAGTGGTTGAGGTATTTGCTAAGTCTCACAAATTCTATTTACATAAAGAGCTAGCAATTTTACCGTTAGAAGCTAAGACAACTCTGATTGATTAAATCAGGTGGCAGAACTAATGGCAGTAATGGCAAAAAACCGCAGCCTTTCATATTGTAAAGTGGTTGAAGTAATTGCAGAAACAACAGCACCA is a window from the Nicotiana tomentosiformis chromosome 10, ASM39032v3, whole genome shotgun sequence genome containing:
- the LOC104117442 gene encoding protein TIC 62, chloroplastic isoform X3 — its product is MSAMELRCLQSLITSNIPRNGLAEKPFLCGQPLTLIQTSSKRYNPNSNNFKCLRFRAQTSAKVSSLEPAKDVKSKDGNLVFVAGATGKVGSRTVRELLKLGFKVRAGVRSAQRAQPLVKSVEQMKLENAADGGAKAIEKLEIVECDLEKIDRIRPALGNASIVICCIGASEKEIFDVTGPYRIDYQATKNLIDAATAAKVDHFILLTSLGTNKVGFPAAILNLFWGVLVWKRKAEEALLASGLPYTIVRPGGMERPTDSYKETHNITLSEEDTLFGGQVSNLQVAELMAVMAKNRSLSYCKVVEVIAETTAPLTPMEDLLAKIPPQRVEVSPTKETGDLQKPAASSSITSEIPSTSLEKEPAETKLKAAAPLSPYAVYEDLKPPTSPTPNPPGGRLVSARGAEDGKPDTVASVVVDGTSDKAELLTARPLSPYTAYEDLKPPISPSPTPSGPKASISTETAPQLAGGNEISASITTISTEKDPSHTVASCHSPYPFYDDLKPPTSPTPTPSGTKASPTVEVTSPLTGGNDVVISSAINSACGDPSTSLASSRSPYPMYEDLKPPTSPTPSFKKM
- the LOC104117441 gene encoding protein DETOXIFICATION 33-like isoform X1 yields the protein MEQKTFEIGSHETDGDIQLKKKIAKKWCVEAKKVWQIAGPAILNAVSLFSLEFVTAAFAGRLGDLELAAVSEVHNVIAGFVYGVMLGMASALATLCGQAVGAGQFNMLGVYLQRSWIITGFTSLLLTPMFVFTSPILKLLHQDKDISHLAGKYAIWIIPQMFAYALNFPMQKFLQSQSKVWFMAITSMGGLAVHVLLNWILVVKAGWGLFGAAIAGNVSWWLLDIAQFIYIISGYFPEAWTGFSCLAFKSLTNFLKLSLASAIMVCLEFWYFTAVILMVGGFKNATTSVDAISICIGLQLWTLTVAYGFTSSTSVRVSNELGAGNPKAAKFSISVNVLISAVIGLVFSATILATKKEFPRLFTNEQHVIRETSKLGYILAAIMFLNGIQPVLLGVAVGAGWQLQVALISIGCYYGFGLPMGALLGYKFKFGVEGILSAMLAGSLLQTLSQFVIIARTSWHKQALQAEERVRTWGGEVENQSSPNIGKSLSIDS
- the LOC104117442 gene encoding protein TIC 62, chloroplastic isoform X4 — protein: MSAMELRCLQSLITSNIPRNGLAEKPFLCGQPLTLIQTSSKRYNPNSNNFKCLRFRAQTSAKVSSLEPAKDVKSKDGNLVFVAGATGKVGSRTVRELLKLGFKVRAGVRSAQRAQPLVKSVEQMKLENAADGGAKAIEKLEIVECDLEKIDRIRPALGNASIVICCIGASEKEIFDVTGPYRIDYQATKNLIDAATAAKVDHFILLTSLGTNKVGFPAAILNLFWGVLVWKRKAEEALLASGLPYTIVRPGGMERPTDSYKETHNITLSEEDTLFGGQVSNLQVAELMAVMAKNRSLSYCKVVEVIAETTAPLTPMEDLLAKIPPQRVEVSPTKETGDLQKPAASSSITSEIPSTSLEKEPAETKLKAAAPLSPYAVYEDLKPPTSPTPTPSVGTGSTKESKAMSTVVANDSPSSSSEINSSESSIPDTDSTTQRTDKKKTTPSSPYIFYEDLKPPTSPTPNPPGGRLVSARGAEDGKPDTVASVVVDGTSDKAELLTARPLSPYTALSHSSIMKI
- the LOC104117441 gene encoding protein DETOXIFICATION 29-like isoform X2, with the translated sequence MASALATLCGQAVGAGQFNMLGVYLQRSWIITGFTSLLLTPMFVFTSPILKLLHQDKDISHLAGKYAIWIIPQMFAYALNFPMQKFLQSQSKVWFMAITSMGGLAVHVLLNWILVVKAGWGLFGAAIAGNVSWWLLDIAQFIYIISGYFPEAWTGFSCLAFKSLTNFLKLSLASAIMVCLEFWYFTAVILMVGGFKNATTSVDAISICIGLQLWTLTVAYGFTSSTSVRVSNELGAGNPKAAKFSISVNVLISAVIGLVFSATILATKKEFPRLFTNEQHVIRETSKLGYILAAIMFLNGIQPVLLGVAVGAGWQLQVALISIGCYYGFGLPMGALLGYKFKFGVEGILSAMLAGSLLQTLSQFVIIARTSWHKQALQAEERVRTWGGEVENQSSPNIGKSLSIDS